One Mucilaginibacter ginkgonis genomic region harbors:
- a CDS encoding DUF4134 domain-containing protein: MVLSFIAVVLLANAAAAQDGNAGINQATSEVKGYFSASTSLMYAIGAIVGLVGAIKVYKKWNDGDHDTGKVASAWMGSLIFLVVVATILKSFFGV; the protein is encoded by the coding sequence ATGGTCTTATCATTTATTGCTGTCGTCCTACTGGCTAATGCTGCAGCTGCGCAAGACGGAAATGCGGGTATCAATCAGGCAACATCCGAGGTGAAAGGATATTTCTCCGCCTCAACCAGCCTGATGTACGCGATCGGGGCAATCGTCGGACTGGTAGGAGCGATCAAAGTTTATAAAAAATGGAATGACGGCGATCATGACACCGGCAAGGTGGCATCTGCCTGGATGGGAAGTTTGATCTTCCTTGTAGTCGTAGCCACTATCCTTAAATCTTTTTTCGGCGTATAA
- a CDS encoding LytR/AlgR family response regulator transcription factor, with the protein MSLNCFIVDDEQDAIGIMQEYISRTPGLSLLGSSQNPVEALDLLTGADAPDLTFIDVDMRLLSGLELADMINLYTNVVFTTAFPEYAIQAFEKDAFDYLLKPINYERFLKCVQRVKKRLLRVRPLSKNGEVEYFNIKSEIKGRMVKINVPDVIYIEGAINYVQLYTIEGKHMTYLTMKDIEAYLPPDQFVRVHRSFIVNIAYVKITERNRLILENGTEVIMGNYYKDRFLEIMDQHLIKTNRAS; encoded by the coding sequence ATGAGTTTAAATTGTTTTATTGTAGATGATGAGCAAGATGCGATCGGCATAATGCAGGAGTATATCTCCAGGACTCCAGGATTGAGTTTACTGGGAAGCTCTCAAAATCCGGTTGAAGCATTAGATTTGCTTACAGGGGCTGATGCGCCTGACCTGACATTCATTGATGTGGATATGCGATTGCTTTCCGGCTTGGAATTAGCGGATATGATCAATTTGTATACAAACGTGGTGTTTACGACAGCTTTCCCGGAGTACGCAATCCAGGCATTTGAAAAGGACGCATTTGATTATCTGTTGAAACCGATCAATTATGAACGCTTCCTGAAATGTGTCCAGCGCGTTAAGAAGCGTTTGCTTCGTGTGCGTCCGCTGTCGAAAAACGGGGAGGTCGAATACTTCAATATCAAAAGCGAGATCAAAGGAAGAATGGTCAAGATCAATGTGCCTGATGTAATATACATTGAAGGCGCCATAAATTATGTGCAGTTATACACTATCGAGGGAAAACATATGACTTATCTGACCATGAAGGATATAGAGGCATATTTACCTCCCGATCAATTTGTACGCGTACACAGGTCATTCATTGTAAACATCGCTTATGTAAAAATAACCGAACGAAACCGCCTGATACTAGAGAATGGTACGGAGGTCATCATGGGCAATTATTATAAAGATCGCTTCTTGGAAATAATGGACCAGCATCTAATAAAAACCAACAGGGCATCATAA
- a CDS encoding sensor histidine kinase: MVEKEQLIARSNNLELSNRLITVENAYLQNQISPHLLFNSLNFIYNTVYLTSEKAGNGIMRLSDLMRYSLRTVDDTKEVMVTEELKQIQNLTELCKLRFGDDFYLKITKKGTLKEIKIIPMVLITLVENMMKHGDVGDRLHPARISVVSSENRFQFSTSNRKRNHALLTKNGLGIVNIRKRLANFYHENYTLEIVEEIDLFKTNLIIMR, from the coding sequence ATGGTAGAGAAAGAACAGTTAATCGCCCGTTCGAATAACCTCGAACTGAGTAACCGTTTGATCACTGTCGAAAATGCTTACCTGCAAAATCAGATCAGCCCGCACTTGTTATTTAATTCCTTAAATTTTATTTACAATACAGTATATCTTACCTCCGAAAAAGCGGGGAACGGTATTATGAGATTGTCGGATCTGATGCGCTATTCATTAAGAACGGTCGATGATACCAAAGAGGTTATGGTTACTGAAGAATTAAAGCAAATTCAAAACCTGACCGAACTCTGTAAACTTAGATTTGGAGATGACTTTTATTTAAAGATCACAAAAAAAGGTACGTTAAAAGAGATAAAAATTATACCGATGGTGCTGATAACCCTGGTTGAAAATATGATGAAGCATGGTGACGTCGGTGATAGATTACATCCGGCCAGGATCTCTGTAGTCTCTTCAGAGAACCGTTTTCAATTTAGTACCAGCAACAGAAAGCGTAACCATGCCTTGCTTACAAAGAATGGCCTTGGAATCGTGAATATTCGCAAACGGCTGGCTAATTTTTATCATGAGAATTACACCCTTGAAATTGTTGAGGAAATTGACCTGTTCAAAACCAACCTTATTATAATGCGATGA
- a CDS encoding TraG family conjugative transposon ATPase, with the protein MSAYTKAEQIFPIYKVEHDCMVSVQGDISVAYKLDLPEIFTLSDAEYETYHHAWIRALKVLPKNSIIRKQDVFLKTKQQSSHRKDENFLNAAADSHFKDRVYLDHTCYLILTRKAEEHRNASSALSGILRKKVAPRQTTDASVAADFLDKVSQFERILSDFRFIRLSRLNDEAIAGSAQRAGLIEQYCFLLSPSEQPVIKDVHIQEHLKIGADTLQLYTLADAEDLPALCGSRINYEKFSTDQTKFPIGFASQLNLLLDCNHMYNQYLFIGDANLVLKRLEAKKLRLQSLANNSRENAVGRDATNDFLNEAVKDQRLPVKAHFNLLTWTSKDEEAQTIKNQVGSALAQLGANCKMESDGAAQIWWAGIPGNAADFPMNDTVDMFLEQGACFLNLETNYKSDPAATGIRFCDRLYHKPVYIDLFDAPRKTGITSNMGMLVCGTSGGGKSMAVNHILRTLYDQGAHCVTVDIGGSYKGLCELVGGYYFTYEESHPIAFNPFYLLEGQQLDTEKKESLKALLITLWKQENESLIRSEYVALSNALQGYYDHLNKKPNIFGCFNSFYEYLADEYIHVLIAHKVKDKDFDIDNFLYVLRPYYRGGEFDYLLNASENLDLLEQRFVVIELDNIKDHPILFPVVTLIIMEMFLSKMRRLKGVRKVLTIDEAWKAIANSGMAGFIQYAFKTMRKFNGVPNVVTQELDDLISSPIVKDAIINNADIKILMDMRKYLNKFDRLQSTLGLSDKGKMQLLSVNKDNRDIYIDLGGQVMKVFKNELSPEEYYAYTTEGKERVRVQELAAACGSMEAGINAMVKENR; encoded by the coding sequence ATGTCCGCATATACTAAAGCAGAACAGATCTTTCCGATCTATAAAGTAGAACACGACTGCATGGTTTCCGTCCAGGGTGATATATCCGTGGCCTATAAACTTGACCTTCCGGAAATTTTTACTTTATCAGATGCAGAGTATGAGACCTATCACCACGCCTGGATAAGGGCATTGAAAGTATTGCCGAAAAACAGCATTATCCGTAAACAGGATGTATTTCTGAAAACAAAGCAACAGTCTAGCCACCGGAAGGATGAGAACTTTCTTAATGCTGCAGCAGATTCACATTTTAAAGACAGGGTATATCTTGATCATACCTGCTACCTGATTTTAACCAGGAAAGCTGAGGAGCATAGAAATGCCAGCAGCGCCTTGAGTGGCATACTGAGAAAAAAGGTCGCACCGAGGCAGACGACGGATGCCTCCGTTGCTGCTGATTTTCTGGATAAGGTCAGCCAGTTTGAACGCATTCTTTCTGATTTCAGGTTCATTAGGCTTTCAAGGCTAAATGATGAAGCAATTGCCGGCTCTGCTCAACGGGCAGGTTTAATAGAGCAATATTGCTTTTTGCTATCCCCTTCGGAACAGCCGGTCATAAAAGATGTACATATTCAGGAGCATTTAAAGATCGGTGCAGATACGTTGCAACTCTACACCCTGGCTGATGCCGAAGACTTGCCGGCTCTTTGCGGTAGCAGGATCAATTATGAAAAATTCAGTACAGACCAGACTAAATTTCCGATCGGCTTTGCGTCACAGTTGAATTTATTATTGGACTGCAACCATATGTATAATCAATACCTTTTTATAGGTGACGCCAACCTTGTTTTAAAAAGACTGGAAGCGAAAAAACTAAGGTTGCAATCGCTTGCGAATAACAGCCGCGAAAATGCGGTCGGCAGAGATGCGACCAATGACTTTTTGAATGAGGCAGTTAAAGATCAGCGACTACCTGTGAAAGCCCACTTTAACCTACTGACCTGGACATCAAAGGATGAGGAGGCCCAGACGATCAAAAATCAGGTAGGTTCCGCCTTGGCGCAGCTTGGCGCAAATTGCAAAATGGAGTCTGATGGTGCGGCGCAAATCTGGTGGGCAGGCATTCCAGGAAATGCGGCTGACTTCCCGATGAACGATACTGTTGATATGTTCCTGGAACAGGGTGCCTGTTTCCTTAACCTGGAAACGAACTACAAGAGCGATCCCGCTGCAACAGGTATTCGCTTTTGCGACCGCTTGTATCACAAACCGGTCTATATTGACCTCTTTGATGCACCAAGAAAAACCGGCATTACTTCAAACATGGGGATGCTCGTTTGCGGAACTTCAGGCGGCGGAAAAAGTATGGCCGTTAACCATATCCTCAGGACGCTTTATGACCAGGGCGCACACTGTGTAACAGTAGATATCGGCGGAAGCTATAAAGGATTATGCGAACTGGTTGGCGGCTATTATTTTACTTATGAAGAATCTCATCCTATCGCATTTAATCCATTTTATTTACTGGAAGGACAGCAACTCGACACAGAAAAGAAAGAAAGTCTGAAAGCATTACTGATCACGTTATGGAAACAGGAAAATGAAAGCCTCATCCGCAGCGAATACGTGGCCTTATCAAACGCCCTGCAGGGGTATTACGATCACCTGAATAAAAAACCTAATATTTTCGGCTGCTTCAACAGCTTTTATGAATACCTGGCTGATGAATATATCCATGTTCTAATCGCACACAAAGTAAAAGATAAGGACTTCGATATCGATAACTTTTTATATGTACTCCGACCCTATTACCGTGGTGGTGAATTTGATTACCTCCTGAATGCCAGTGAAAACCTTGATCTCCTCGAGCAGCGATTTGTGGTTATCGAACTCGATAATATCAAGGACCATCCAATCCTTTTTCCAGTAGTGACGCTGATCATTATGGAAATGTTTCTTTCCAAGATGCGCAGGTTAAAAGGTGTCCGGAAAGTGCTGACCATTGATGAGGCATGGAAGGCGATCGCCAATTCCGGTATGGCTGGGTTTATACAGTACGCTTTTAAAACTATGCGCAAGTTCAACGGCGTACCAAACGTGGTTACGCAAGAACTGGATGACCTGATCAGTTCGCCGATTGTAAAGGATGCTATTATCAATAATGCAGATATCAAAATCCTGATGGACATGCGCAAATACCTGAACAAATTTGACAGGTTGCAATCGACTCTTGGCTTATCCGATAAAGGCAAGATGCAGTTGCTTTCTGTAAATAAGGACAACCGTGACATCTATATAGACCTCGGTGGGCAGGTGATGAAAGTGTTCAAGAATGAATTGAGTCCTGAGGAATATTATGCCTACACCACAGAAGGGAAAGAAAGGGTTCGGGTTCAGGAATTAGCGGCTGCCTGTGGAAGTATGGAAGCCGGGATAAATGCCATGGTGAAAGAAAATCGATAA
- a CDS encoding DUF4133 domain-containing protein translates to MIYQLNKGVNKPIEFKGLKAQYIGFLAAGLVLLLLLFAAAYIIGIPAYLIIPFIACAGFFLVHRVYYFSNKYGEYGLMKKAAKKFLPRYLKFNSRKLFTHLNR, encoded by the coding sequence ATGATCTATCAGCTAAATAAAGGCGTAAACAAGCCAATTGAGTTCAAGGGATTAAAGGCTCAATATATTGGTTTTTTAGCGGCCGGACTTGTCCTACTCCTGCTACTGTTCGCTGCCGCTTATATCATTGGCATACCGGCTTATCTGATCATTCCTTTTATTGCCTGTGCAGGTTTTTTTCTGGTTCACAGGGTGTATTATTTCAGCAACAAATACGGTGAATATGGCCTGATGAAAAAAGCTGCCAAGAAATTCCTGCCAAGGTATTTAAAATTCAATTCCAGAAAACTTTTTACTCATCTAAATCGATAA
- a CDS encoding RteC domain-containing protein, whose product MIAKFSERIYNDLTKDLNELVLEENDLIKRLEKSIHICLKYLRKLKDYCKLNDPQTAEEEIQFFKHIKPRFKSQLIFFQALLNIEIRKPIGESRVIAEYYGNEITILNHFFASNTSFYQYVRTQATYLDSYYFVRGNYDVHLDPDQCMIDFDPSFSTTHDHKLAQVLASALLQEYLEEAIHRINQKETLLTTDVEFKDFDWKQTKCALIELIYSWHATEAFGKKNLKSIVKFIERSFNISLGNFYDTFDWVCGRSSPTLYIDEMKEAFLLRVQKKLK is encoded by the coding sequence ATGATAGCAAAATTCAGTGAACGAATCTACAATGATTTAACAAAGGACTTAAACGAGCTTGTTTTGGAAGAAAATGACCTGATCAAAAGACTTGAAAAATCGATCCATATCTGTTTGAAGTATTTGAGAAAGTTAAAGGATTACTGCAAATTGAATGACCCGCAGACCGCCGAGGAAGAAATCCAGTTCTTTAAGCATATCAAACCCAGGTTTAAATCCCAACTGATCTTTTTCCAGGCATTGCTTAACATAGAAATACGCAAACCCATCGGGGAAAGCCGGGTCATAGCCGAATATTATGGCAATGAAATTACCATATTGAATCACTTCTTTGCCAGCAATACTTCATTTTATCAGTATGTGCGGACACAAGCTACTTATCTGGACAGCTATTATTTTGTACGCGGCAATTATGATGTACACCTGGACCCTGACCAATGTATGATCGACTTCGATCCGTCCTTCAGCACCACGCACGACCACAAATTGGCGCAGGTATTGGCAAGTGCCTTATTGCAGGAATACCTGGAGGAGGCGATCCACCGCATTAACCAAAAGGAAACACTGCTCACCACGGATGTAGAATTTAAGGATTTCGATTGGAAGCAAACCAAATGCGCACTGATCGAACTGATCTATAGCTGGCATGCAACAGAAGCCTTTGGAAAAAAGAATTTGAAAAGCATCGTTAAGTTTATTGAGCGCTCTTTTAACATTTCGCTGGGAAATTTCTATGATACTTTTGACTGGGTTTGCGGTCGATCAAGCCCTACTCTATACATTGATGAAATGAAAGAGGCGTTTTTATTACGAGTCCAGAAAAAACTGAAATAA
- a CDS encoding conjugal transfer protein TraI, translating into MKILRITLPVSLAIVLVSVSVESANAQLIIAEVIRATVTKVIKAIDLRVQRMQNKTIWLQNAQKVLENQLAKLKLSEISGWTEQQRQLYSNYYGELWQIKSAISYYQRVKELTSKQVLMVRDYQRGWVAIRGNSSFSGTELTRIQQVYSGMLEASMKNLDQVLLVISNHKTQMSDEERLELINQAGDRLDENYNDLRRFTQQNLSLNIQRKRAAGDNQTLKMLYGIN; encoded by the coding sequence ATGAAAATTTTAAGAATAACCCTTCCCGTGAGCCTTGCCATTGTGCTGGTCTCTGTATCTGTAGAATCCGCGAACGCGCAACTGATCATTGCAGAAGTGATCAGGGCGACAGTTACTAAAGTCATCAAGGCCATCGACCTCCGCGTGCAGCGTATGCAGAACAAAACGATCTGGCTGCAAAACGCGCAGAAAGTGTTGGAAAATCAACTGGCAAAATTGAAGTTGAGTGAGATATCTGGATGGACAGAACAACAGCGGCAGCTTTACAGCAATTACTACGGAGAACTCTGGCAAATCAAATCAGCTATAAGTTATTATCAACGGGTGAAGGAGCTGACCTCAAAACAAGTCCTAATGGTCAGGGATTATCAGCGGGGGTGGGTAGCGATCAGGGGCAACAGTTCCTTCAGCGGGACAGAACTTACCCGCATACAGCAGGTCTATTCGGGAATGCTGGAAGCAAGCATGAAAAACCTGGACCAGGTTCTACTGGTGATCAGTAACCACAAAACACAGATGAGCGATGAAGAGCGCCTGGAGCTTATCAACCAGGCCGGTGACCGGTTAGATGAAAATTACAATGATCTCAGGCGTTTCACCCAACAAAATCTGTCCCTGAACATACAGCGGAAACGTGCTGCAGGCGACAATCAAACTTTGAAAATGCTTTATGGAATCAACTGA